One Palaemon carinicauda isolate YSFRI2023 chromosome 5, ASM3689809v2, whole genome shotgun sequence DNA window includes the following coding sequences:
- the LOC137640927 gene encoding cylicin-2-like, which translates to MDISKRHNEVSENGKRHKKAQKRVKDTAKVQKIVKKHKEGTENSKRHKDVMIIGEKHKEGTENGKRHREGTKNSKKHKVGTVIKKKHIEAKKNDKRHKVSTDIGKNAKKARKMMKDRENGKIHKEGTENTIKHKGGKENDEISKEGTENYKIHRKGTENGKNHIEGTKIGRGCKACMVNGEKHREGMEDGKKRILSKVKNPILGESAMLS; encoded by the coding sequence ATGGATATAAGTAAAAGACACAATGAAGTTTCAGAAAATGGTAAAAGACACAAGAAGGCACAGAAAAGAGTAAAAGACACAGCTAAGGtgcaaaaaatagtaaaaaaacacAAGGAAGGCACGGAAAATAGTAAAAGACACAAAGACGTCATGATAATAGGTGAAAAACACAAAGAAGGCACGGAAAATGGTAAAAGACACAGAGAAGGCACGAAAAATAGTAAAAAACACAAGGTAGGCACAGTAATTAAGAAAAAACACATAGAAGCCAAGAAAAATGATAAAAGGCACAAAGTAAGCACGGACATTGGTAAAAATGCAAAGAAGGCTCGGAAAATGATGAAAGACAGAGAAAATGGTAAAATACACAAAGAAGGCACAGAAAATACTATCAAACACAAAGGAGGgaaggaaaatgatgaaatatccAAAGAAGGCACAGAAAATTACAAAATACACAGAAAAGGAACGGAAAATGGTAAAAATCACATAGAAGGCACCAAAATTGGTAGAGGATGCAAAGCATGCATGGTCAATGGGGAAAAACACAGAGAAGGCATGGAAGAtggtaaaaaacggattttgagcaaagtgaaaaatccaattttgggtgagagtgccatgttgtcctga